GTGTGTCGGCACGGTTGTCGCCCGGCTTCTGGAGCTGGATGCTCACATCCTGATCACGGCCGATCACGGCAACGCCGAGCAGATGCTCGACTACGTCACCGGGATGGTCAAGACCAGCCACACGCTGAACGAGGTGGAGTGCATTTACGTGGCGCGGGATGCGCCGGGGAAGCGCCTCGCCGCATCGGGCAAGCTCTGCGACATCGCGACGACGGCGCTGGCGCTGCTGGGGCTGCCGATTCCCGCCGAAATGACGGCTCAGAACCTGCTGGCAAGGAACGACACGGATGGATAGCCGATGGCCGAGTTTCCGGGGGGGCGCCGTTCCATCGGACCCTGCAGACGCGACGGAGACCCGCCGCTGGTCGCGCATCCGCAGGCGCCCATGCACACGGCCGGAGCCGACGCGAAGCGATGCCCCGGCAGGGCCTGTGCGGCGGGCGCCCCTCACCTCGCTGCGCCTCGCGCGACTCGCCAGCATCACGGCAGCCGCACTCGTCGCCTGCGGATTCACATTCAGCAACGCCTATCGCAGCCCGCGCAACAGCGAACGCGAAGTGCGCAGGAGCACCACGCTGATCATCCTGCACACCACCGAGGCGCCGGCCAAGAGCGCCCTCAACAAGCTGAGCGAGCGCGGGGAGATCCACTATGTTGTGGACACCGACGGCATGGTCTACCGGGTCATTGACCATCGCCGCATCGCCTTTCACTGCGGCCGCAGCATGTGGAACGGCAGGACGCAGGTCGATGATTTCGCGGTCGGGATCGAAGTTGTCGGCTATCACAACAAGCCGATGACGGCGAAGCAAACGATCACGCTGGCGGCGCTGATCGGCGAGATCCAGAGCATCTACAAGATTCCAGACGAGCGGGTGCTGCCGCATTCGATGGTGGCGTATGGCGCGCCCAACCGCTTTCACAAGCGGAGTCACCGGGGCCGCAAACGGTGCGGCATGCAATTTGCAACCTGGGCGGTGCGTCAGAAGCTGAACCTCACGGCGCAACCGCGGTTCGACCCCGACGTCCGCGCGCGCCGGCTGGTGAATGCCGACCCCTATCTGGCGCAGGTGCTCTTCGGATCGGCCGCGCAGCAGGACCAGGCGCTGGCAAAATACACAGCGGAGGAAACCACCGTCATCGGCCCGGGACGCACGGCATGGGACATCGCCCGGGACGCCTACAACAGCACCAACACGGTCTACGTGTTTCCGGATGGTTCCAGGCGGACCGGCAATGGAATCCGTGCCTGGGGGGCGATTCCGACCGGAACCCGGGTCCTGTTGAACGAGGCGTGCGCCGACGCGGAGCCGGTGGAATCCTTCAAGACCATCGGCACCGACGGCAAGACCGCCGCCGATTTTGCGGGGGAGGAAACACGGCTCGACACGACCTATTATATCTACCCGGCGGGCGGCAGCTTCAGCGGCTCGGAACTCAGCGCGGCGGCGATCGCGGCGCTGCCGCGCGGCACCCGGGTGCTGGTCGGCTACAAGCGGATCGGCCCGATCCGCGCGGGAACCCGGGTCTACGAGATCTGCGGCGCCAAGTGGAAGGCACCCGACACCTATTTCCTCTATTCCCACGGCCTGCTCAAGCCGGGCAGTGAAATGGACGAGAGCAAGATCCCGGTGGGCCTGTATTTGTTCTACAAGAACTGACTTCTCTCTTGCAAAACCCCTCTGGGGTGTTTGCAAGAGAGAAGTCAGAATACAGGAGTCAGGAGTCAGAATAATAGAACACGTTGCCCGTGAGAAGGTTCCAATTCTGAATACTCAATTCTGGCTTCTGAATACGGCGCTGACCGATTACACCTTGTCCCGTGGCGGGTCTTCTGGCATAATGGCCCCAACTGCATTTCTTCCATACACTAAGCGAGGCGCGCCATGTCCACAAGTTTTGAGCTGATCGGCACGGTCAAGGTCGTGATGGAGCCGATGACCTTTGCCAGCGGTTTCACGAAGCGGGAGTTTGTCATCACGACCGAGGACGAGCGGTTCCCGCAGATGATCAAATTCCAGACCGTGAACGAGCGGTGCGCGCTGCTGGCGGGGCTCGCGCCGAACGACCGCGTCAAAGTGCGGTTTGACATCCGCGGCAGTCTGAGCACCAAGAACGGGGAGCGGTATTTTGTAGACCTTCAGGCGTTCCAGATCGACAAACTGGACGGGAAGGGCCAGTCGGTGACCCACAACGAAACCGAGCCCGCGCCAACCGAAGACGAGCCGATGCCTTTCTAATGCGGGCTTGCGCCCGCAACCCTCACCCCGGCCCTCTCCCAGAGGGAGAGGGAGCAAACAAGGAATCACGCGATGGAAAAGCCTGTGCTGCATGATTTGAATCCCGGCTCGTTGCGGATCGACCCGATGGCGCTTTTTGACAAGCAGTGGTTGCTGCTGACATCCGGTGATTTCGCCGCTGGGCGCTTCAATACCATGACCGTATCCTGGGGCAGTTTGGGCACGGTCTGGAACAAGCCCTTCGTGCAAGTCTTCTGCAGGCCGCAGCGTCACACGTACCTGTTCATGAAGACGTTCCCGACCTTCACGCTGAGCGCCTTCCGTCCGGCCTGCCGTGACGCGCTGCAACTCCTAGGCTCCAAGTCTGGAAAAGACGGCAACAAGATCGCGGAGTCGGGGCTGACTCCGGTGGCGGCCAAGCGGGTTGCGGCGCCAACGTTTGCCGAGGCGGAATTGGTTTTCGAATGCAGCACGATGCACGCGCAGTTTCTGGATCCGAAGGGCTTCCAATCCCCGACCATCGAGGCGAACTATCCATCGCGGGATTATCACTGCGTCTTCTTCGGTGAAATTCTGGCCGTGCGCGGCATCGCCTCTTATGCAGCAGAATGAAGAACGGCCGGATGCCGGCGGTCAGCCGCTGGTGGAGCTGATCGATGCGGGCAGCGCCTATCTGGCGCGCAAGGGCATCCCGTCACCCCGGGTGGTGTGCGAACTGCTTGCCGGGCGATTGCTGGGTGCGCCCCGGCTCGGGCTTCATGATTTTCTGCCGCTCCCGGTTGGCACCGCGCGCACCGCGGCTTTGCGCCGGGGGCTGGCACGGGTAGCGGCGGGCGAACCGGTCCAGTATGTGCTCGGCGAGTGGGATTTCCGCGGATTGACGCTCACGGTCGATCGCCGGGCGCTGATTCCCCGGCCTGAGACGGAACAGCTCATTGATCACGTCCTGGCCACACCTGCGCTCTGGCGCAACGAACGGCCGCGGGTGGTCGACGTGGGCACCGGCAGCGGCTGCATCGCGCTGAGTCTGGCTCAGGAGCGGCCTCAGGCGCGCCTCGTGGCGATTGACAGCAGCGCGGACGCGCTCGAACTGGCGCGCGAGAACGCCGACCGCTGCGGCCTCGCGGCATGGGTTGATTTTCGCGAGGGATCGGGATGCGGCGCCTTTCGGGCCGGCAGCATCGACGCCGTGGTGTCCAACCCCCCTTACATCCCCAGCGGCGTAGTGCCGACGCTTGATCGCTGGATTTGCGACCATGAGCCGCTCGCGGCGCTCGACGGTGGAGCGGACGGTCTGACCTGCATCCGCGCGATCACCCGGGATGCCGCCATGGTGCTCAAGCCGGGCGGGTGTCTTTTTTACGAGATCGGCGATGATCAGGGGCCCGCCGTGCGCGATATTCTTGAATCGCACGGGTTTGGCGATGTCGCGATTTGCAACGACTGGTCGGGACGGACGCGTTTTGCGACGGCCCGCCTGCGCGGACTGTGAGAAGAGAAAAGCTGAAAGCTGAAATGCTGAAAGCTGATGATCCCGCCCTTGCATCCTGCCGGCGCATCGGTTACCCTTATGCCCTCACTGCGCATGCGCTTCTACACCCGACGCCGGAGGCCCTCGTGACGCGATGCACACGCTGATCCAACCCGATGTTTTTCGCGGCCTTGCGGCCCCGGTCGTTCTTGCTGCGGGCTTCTTTGACGGTGTCCACCTCGGCCACCGCCGCGTGCTCGACGCCGCGATTGTGCAGGCCCGGGCCTCGGGCGGCCAGGCGTGGGCGCTGACCTTCGACCAGCACCCGCTCGCCGTGCTTGATCCGCAGCGGCGGCCGCCGCTGCTGACCCCGATCGAACACCGCCTCGGCCTGCTCGGGGCCGCCGGCATTGACGGCTGCCTGATGATCCCCTTCACGCGGGAACTCGCCGACTGCACGCCGGCCGACTTCATCGCGCAGATCACCGACGGCCCGTGCCGGCCCGTAAGCGCCGTCTGCTGCGGCGCCAGTTGGCGATTCGGCAGGCACGCCGCCGGCACACCCGACTGGCTGCGCGCGCACGGCATCGCTGTGACGATCGTCCCGGCCGCGCGCCACGCGGATCAGGCCGTCTCCAGCACCCGCATCCGAGAGGCGATTCGATCCGGCGACCTTGCGGCGGCCGCTACCATGCTGGGACGGCCCTACGCGATCTGTGAAACGGTGCGGCATGGCCGCGGCGTCGCCCGCACGCTTGGGATGGCGACCGCCAACATCCAGCCCGAAGCCGAAGTTCTCCCCCCCATCGGCGTCTACGCCGTCCGATCGGCGATCGGCGACCGTCCGGTTGAAGGCGTCGCCAACCTCGGGTTCCGTCCCACCTTCCCCGAAGCCCAGACCCCCAGCCCGATCCTCGAGGTCCACCTCTTCGACTTCGCCGGCGACCTCTACTCCGCCCGCATTGACATCGCCTTCATCGCGCGCATCCGCGATGAGTGCGTCTTCCCCTCCCCCGCCGCTCTCGCCGCGCAGATCCGCGCCGACTGCGAGGCCGCGCGCACCGCGCTCCGGGCGTGATTCGGAGTGCGTCAGAACGGATAGCGGACGCCCCACTGACCGATGAGGCCTGACGACACTTCGGCCAGGCGCAGGGTGTCGCGCCACGGGAGTACGGGACTTTCCAGAAGGCCCTTGCGGATGCAGGCCATCGCCTCCGCGATCTCGTACTCGAAGCCGTTCTTGAGGTGCGGCGTCCGGACCCGCTCCTCGGCGCCGCCCGCGCGGAGGATGGCCTCCTGGGCGCTGAAGAAGGATGGGATTTCGATGCTGCCGTCGGTACCGGCCAGCCGCGCGTGCGCGGTGCCGGGGGTCCGCACGCCGCAGGTGAGCACCGCCTGGGCGCCGTCCGGCCATTGGAAGATGATCGCCGCCTGTTCGTCCACGCCGGTCTTGCCGATCGCGGCGGAGCTGGCCGCCGGGTCGGGCAGGCTGCCGAAGGCCCACTGGGCGAGCGACAGGACATAGACGCCGACATCGAGCAGGCCACCGCCCGCGAGCTCGGGATTCAGCAGGCGCGACTCGGGGTTCCAGCCGCAGCGAAAGGAGAAATCGGCATCGAGGCGTCGCAGCGGGCCGATCCGACCGGCATCCATCCAGCCGCGCGCCGCAGACAGCGCGGGCAAAAAGCGCGTCCACAGCGCCTCCATGAGAAACAGGTTGGCGCGGCGCGCGGCGGCGATCATGGCGGCCGCATGCTCCAGCGTCGCGCCCAGCGGCTTCTCGCACAACACCGGTTTGCCCGCCGCCAGGGCCAGCAGGACATGATCCCGGTGGTAGCTGTGCGGCGAGGCGACGTAGATGGCATCGAGATCCGGGTCGGCCACGAGCGCGGCGTAACTGCCGTATGCACGCGGAATGGCGTGGCGGGCGGCGAATGCCTCGGCCCGGCCAAGGTCGCGCGAGCCGACCGCCGCCACGGCCGCGTCCGGAAGGGCGGTCACGGCTTCGGCAAATTGTCCGGCGATGCGGCCGGGTGCGAGGATTCCCCAACGGAAGGTCTGCATGGTTTAGGGTTCAGGTGTCAGGTGTCAGGGTTCAGGGTTCAGGGGGTGTAGACGCTCCAGGCGGTCGAGGATGCGGTCGGCGGCTGCGTGTTTGGTCAGCAATGGCAGGCACTCGGGATCACAGCCGGGGGCCAGCAGCGTGACGCGGTTGGTGTCAACGGCAAAACCCGCGTCGGACCGGGAGACGTCATTGGCGACGAGCAGATCCAACCCCTTTGCGACGAGTTTGCGTTGCGCCTCGGCGAGCGGGTCGCCGGTTTCGGCGGCGAAGCCGACGAAGAGACGCTCGCCCTTGTTCGGCCGCAGGGTCAGCAGGATGTCGGGATTGGGCTCGAGTTCGAGGACAGGCGCCATGTCGCGCTTCTTCAGTTTGACGGGGCTGGGCCGTTTCGGACGCCAGTCGGCCACGGCCGCGCACATGATCAGCGCCTGGGCGGCGGCCAGCTCGCGGCGGACCGCATCGAGCATCTCGCACGCGCTCACCACGTCAATGCGGCGGACGCCGGCTGGGGTGTCGCAGGCGACCGGCCCCGCGACCAGCGTGACCGCATGACCCCGCGCGGCCGCGCGTTCCGCGAGAGCGAAACCCATCTTGCCGGTGGAGCGGTTGCTGATGAAGCGCACCGGGTCGAGATGCTCGCGGGTCGGCCCCGCCGTTATTAGAATGCGCATGTTGCACCTCCTCTATGAACAGCCCTCAGCCGTCCAGCCGCGTTCCGTCACCGTCCCGTTTTCGAGCACGATCACGCGGTCGGCAAACGCCAGCAGTTCGGGCCGGTGGCTCACGATCACGGTCATGCGGCCGGCGGCGGCGTCCTGGAGCAGGCGGCAGATGTCGTTCTGGGTCCGGGTGTCGAGCGCGCTGGTGGGTTCATCCATGATGAGCAGGGAGGAGTCGCGCAGAACGGCGCGGGCAATGGCCAGGCGCTGCCACTGGCCCATGCTGGGTTCGACGCCCTCGTGGAGCCAGCGGCCGAGCGGCGTGGCGAGCGCCTGCGGCCACTGTCGCACGGTGTCGTCAAGCCCGACCCGGCTGGCTGCGGCGGCAACACGGGGGTCTTCGGGGAAACCGCTCGGATCGCCGATCCAGATGTTCTCGGCGGCGGTGAGCTGATACCGGCCGAAATCCTGGAACAGCACGCCCACCTGCCGGCGCCAGGCCACGGGATCGAAATCCCGCAGGTCGATGCCGTCCACGAGAATGCGGCCGTCGGTGGGATCGTACAGCCGGGCCAGCAGTTTCACGACGGTGGACTTGCCGGCGCCGTTGGCGCCCGCCAGCGCGAGCCGCTCGCCGGGATGCACCGTAAACGAGACCCCGTGCAGCGCGGGCCGGCCGGTGCCGGGATAGGCGAAGCTGACGTTCTCAAACACCAGCCCCGCGCGAACCGGCGAGGGGACCGGGCGCGGCGTCGGAGGCGCCTGCACACGCGCGGGCAGACCCAGCAGTTCATCAAAGGCCGTCAGAAACAGGGCGGATTGGTGCATGTCGACCAGCGCTGTCACCAGCGCGCCGACGAGTCCCTGGGCGCGCTGCACCGCCTGGGCATACATCACCAGGGCGCCCAGCGTGATGCCGCCGGCCAGGAGCCGTCCGGACATCCACAGGAGCAGGCTGGCGGCCACCACCAGCGTGAGCAGTTGCATCGCCAACTCCTCACCGAGCACCTGCTTGCGCCAGACCAGGCGCGCCGCCCGCAGGCGCTGGCGGACGGCATCAAAACGCCGGCGGCAGAAATCCCCGTGGCCGTGGAGACGCGCCTCCTTGGCATATTCGCCGGTGGTGAGCAACCGGTGGAAATAGCCGGCCTCGCGCTCGAGCGGCGTCAGCCTGCGGCGCCAGTCATACAGCCGGCGGCTCCGGTGCAGCCGCAGCGCCAGGCCCGGCAGGCCGGCGAGCGCCAGGGCCAGGGCCAGCAGCGGCTGCAAGGCGGCGAGCAGGGCGAGCACGCCGAGGAGCCCCACGGCGCTCTGGATGAGTTGGTACAGGCCGCTCAAAACGCCGACGGGGCGGGTCATCGCCTGTTCCTGCACCAGATGGAGGCGATTTTGCTCGCCGGTGTTCTCGAAGAAGGCGAGATCCACCTCGGACAACTTGCGATGCAGGAGGCCGTGGACATGGTCGCTGACGGCCATGGCGTGCTGCTCGGCCACCCAGGCAAGGAGCGTCCGCAGACCGGCGAGCGCCGCCATGACGGCGGCCCCGGCCACGAACCAGATCACCACCGCGCGGCTGGCGGGATCGTCGGCCAGACGCGCCCAAAAATCCTGCAATCCCAGCCCGCGCTGATCCGGCGCCTGCACAATCGCCGCCGCCGCATCCACGGCCCGCTTGAGCGCATACAAGGCGAAGAGAGGCAGGAGCGCGAGGAGGGTGACCAGTCCCGTCTGGAGGAGCGCCAGACGGGGCGAACTCCGCCAGGCCAGGCGCAGGGCGCGTCCGCAGGCGGCGGCCATCGCGCGCAAACGGGGGGGGTGCGTCATGCGCCGCCTCCCCTGTCGGCGGCCAGGTCGCGCCGCAGCAGATCCACGGCCGAGGCATCGGGTCGGAAGGCCAGAATCGAGGCCGGTACGGCGGCCAGCAGCGCATCAACGGTGGCGAGGCAGGGATCGAACAGCACAGGGTCCTGCCAGGGGATGGTGGCGACATGAACGAGGCGGTTGAAGGCCTCGCGGGGCGCGAGGGGCGTCAGACGGTTCTCGGCGCCGTGTTCGAGAAAGTAGATTCGGCGCAGCGGCGCCCATGCGTTGCGGGCGAAACCGGCGGAACTGGGCCAGGGCGAGCCGTAGACGCGGAAGGTCCGTGCCGGCGCTGCGCCCGCTGCGGGCGGCGGCCACTGCCGCAGCACCGGGCGCTCGTCGGTCAACACCGTGGCGCCTGCGGCATCGAGCAGCCGCGCGAGGGTGCTCTTGCCGCGGCCCGAGACCCCCACGCACAGAATGGCCTGACCATCCACAACCGCCGCATTGCCGTGGAGGACAAGGCCGCCATGCGCGCGCAGGCGCAAGCACAGCATGGCCACGCCAAAACTGCTGCCCCATGCCCGCTCATAGGACTCATAATAATCGGAGAAAAGCCGAGGATTCCAAGACACCTCGGCCTGTTCAAAGGTGAGAGGCGCGGCGATGTGCCAGA
The sequence above is a segment of the Lentisphaerota bacterium genome. Coding sequences within it:
- a CDS encoding flavin reductase family protein — protein: MEKPVLHDLNPGSLRIDPMALFDKQWLLLTSGDFAAGRFNTMTVSWGSLGTVWNKPFVQVFCRPQRHTYLFMKTFPTFTLSAFRPACRDALQLLGSKSGKDGNKIAESGLTPVAAKRVAAPTFAEAELVFECSTMHAQFLDPKGFQSPTIEANYPSRDYHCVFFGEILAVRGIASYAAE
- a CDS encoding ABC transporter ATP-binding protein, encoding MTHPPRLRAMAAACGRALRLAWRSSPRLALLQTGLVTLLALLPLFALYALKRAVDAAAAIVQAPDQRGLGLQDFWARLADDPASRAVVIWFVAGAAVMAALAGLRTLLAWVAEQHAMAVSDHVHGLLHRKLSEVDLAFFENTGEQNRLHLVQEQAMTRPVGVLSGLYQLIQSAVGLLGVLALLAALQPLLALALALAGLPGLALRLHRSRRLYDWRRRLTPLEREAGYFHRLLTTGEYAKEARLHGHGDFCRRRFDAVRQRLRAARLVWRKQVLGEELAMQLLTLVVAASLLLWMSGRLLAGGITLGALVMYAQAVQRAQGLVGALVTALVDMHQSALFLTAFDELLGLPARVQAPPTPRPVPSPVRAGLVFENVSFAYPGTGRPALHGVSFTVHPGERLALAGANGAGKSTVVKLLARLYDPTDGRILVDGIDLRDFDPVAWRRQVGVLFQDFGRYQLTAAENIWIGDPSGFPEDPRVAAAASRVGLDDTVRQWPQALATPLGRWLHEGVEPSMGQWQRLAIARAVLRDSSLLIMDEPTSALDTRTQNDICRLLQDAAAGRMTVIVSHRPELLAFADRVIVLENGTVTERGWTAEGCS
- a CDS encoding Gfo/Idh/MocA family oxidoreductase, with the translated sequence MQTFRWGILAPGRIAGQFAEAVTALPDAAVAAVGSRDLGRAEAFAARHAIPRAYGSYAALVADPDLDAIYVASPHSYHRDHVLLALAAGKPVLCEKPLGATLEHAAAMIAAARRANLFLMEALWTRFLPALSAARGWMDAGRIGPLRRLDADFSFRCGWNPESRLLNPELAGGGLLDVGVYVLSLAQWAFGSLPDPAASSAAIGKTGVDEQAAIIFQWPDGAQAVLTCGVRTPGTAHARLAGTDGSIEIPSFFSAQEAILRAGGAEERVRTPHLKNGFEYEIAEAMACIRKGLLESPVLPWRDTLRLAEVSSGLIGQWGVRYPF
- a CDS encoding DUF3127 domain-containing protein — protein: MSTSFELIGTVKVVMEPMTFASGFTKREFVITTEDERFPQMIKFQTVNERCALLAGLAPNDRVKVRFDIRGSLSTKNGERYFVDLQAFQIDKLDGKGQSVTHNETEPAPTEDEPMPF
- a CDS encoding phosphopantothenoylcysteine decarboxylase; the encoded protein is MRILITAGPTREHLDPVRFISNRSTGKMGFALAERAAARGHAVTLVAGPVACDTPAGVRRIDVVSACEMLDAVRRELAAAQALIMCAAVADWRPKRPSPVKLKKRDMAPVLELEPNPDILLTLRPNKGERLFVGFAAETGDPLAEAQRKLVAKGLDLLVANDVSRSDAGFAVDTNRVTLLAPGCDPECLPLLTKHAAADRILDRLERLHPLNPEP
- the prmC gene encoding peptide chain release factor N(5)-glutamine methyltransferase, translating into MQQNEERPDAGGQPLVELIDAGSAYLARKGIPSPRVVCELLAGRLLGAPRLGLHDFLPLPVGTARTAALRRGLARVAAGEPVQYVLGEWDFRGLTLTVDRRALIPRPETEQLIDHVLATPALWRNERPRVVDVGTGSGCIALSLAQERPQARLVAIDSSADALELARENADRCGLAAWVDFREGSGCGAFRAGSIDAVVSNPPYIPSGVVPTLDRWICDHEPLAALDGGADGLTCIRAITRDAAMVLKPGGCLFYEIGDDQGPAVRDILESHGFGDVAICNDWSGRTRFATARLRGL
- the ribF gene encoding riboflavin biosynthesis protein RibF — encoded protein: MHTLIQPDVFRGLAAPVVLAAGFFDGVHLGHRRVLDAAIVQARASGGQAWALTFDQHPLAVLDPQRRPPLLTPIEHRLGLLGAAGIDGCLMIPFTRELADCTPADFIAQITDGPCRPVSAVCCGASWRFGRHAAGTPDWLRAHGIAVTIVPAARHADQAVSSTRIREAIRSGDLAAAATMLGRPYAICETVRHGRGVARTLGMATANIQPEAEVLPPIGVYAVRSAIGDRPVEGVANLGFRPTFPEAQTPSPILEVHLFDFAGDLYSARIDIAFIARIRDECVFPSPAALAAQIRADCEAARTALRA
- a CDS encoding N-acetylmuramoyl-L-alanine amidase; this encodes MDSRWPSFRGGAVPSDPADATETRRWSRIRRRPCTRPEPTRSDAPAGPVRRAPLTSLRLARLASITAAALVACGFTFSNAYRSPRNSEREVRRSTTLIILHTTEAPAKSALNKLSERGEIHYVVDTDGMVYRVIDHRRIAFHCGRSMWNGRTQVDDFAVGIEVVGYHNKPMTAKQTITLAALIGEIQSIYKIPDERVLPHSMVAYGAPNRFHKRSHRGRKRCGMQFATWAVRQKLNLTAQPRFDPDVRARRLVNADPYLAQVLFGSAAQQDQALAKYTAEETTVIGPGRTAWDIARDAYNSTNTVYVFPDGSRRTGNGIRAWGAIPTGTRVLLNEACADAEPVESFKTIGTDGKTAADFAGEETRLDTTYYIYPAGGSFSGSELSAAAIAALPRGTRVLVGYKRIGPIRAGTRVYEICGAKWKAPDTYFLYSHGLLKPGSEMDESKIPVGLYLFYKN